A region from the Deltaproteobacteria bacterium genome encodes:
- a CDS encoding NAD(P)/FAD-dependent oxidoreductase, giving the protein MKRIAILGAGTGGTMMANKLVRALPEQAWQVTVIDRDAQHLYQPGLLLLPFGTYAEADLLKPRPDTLDPRVDLRLAEIDQLAPAEKRVVLRGGESIAYDVLIVATGSRVIPEQTAGLTGFGWRKTAFDFYTLEGSKALAAALDGFRGGRVVVNVAEMPIKCPVAPLEFTFLAEAFFAARGLREKVKLVYATPLEGAFTKPKASALLGSMLEQRGIEVMGDFSVASVDGEKRTLKSYDGRETGYDLLVTVPVHGGDDVIRRSGLGDASGWVPTDKHTLQSKAFPEVFTIGDATDLPASKAGAVAHFQSATLLENVLRFIAGKPLAASFDGHTNCFIETGRGKAMLIDFNYETEPLPGRFPLPGVGPFTLLEESATNHWGKLAFKWLYWNALLPGKELPIDDRMLMAGKWAA; this is encoded by the coding sequence ATGAAGCGCATCGCCATTCTCGGCGCCGGCACCGGCGGGACCATGATGGCCAACAAGCTCGTCCGCGCCTTGCCCGAGCAGGCGTGGCAGGTCACGGTGATCGACCGCGACGCCCAGCACCTCTACCAGCCCGGCCTCTTGCTCCTGCCCTTCGGCACCTACGCCGAAGCCGACCTGCTCAAGCCGCGCCCGGACACGCTCGACCCGCGCGTGGATCTGCGGCTGGCGGAGATCGACCAGCTGGCGCCGGCGGAGAAGCGGGTGGTGCTGCGCGGGGGCGAGTCCATCGCCTACGACGTGCTCATCGTGGCCACGGGGAGCCGCGTCATCCCCGAGCAGACGGCGGGGCTCACCGGGTTCGGTTGGCGCAAGACCGCCTTCGACTTCTACACCCTCGAGGGCAGCAAGGCCCTGGCCGCGGCGCTCGACGGCTTCCGCGGGGGCCGGGTGGTGGTGAACGTGGCGGAGATGCCCATCAAGTGCCCGGTGGCGCCGCTGGAGTTCACCTTCCTGGCCGAGGCCTTCTTCGCCGCGCGCGGCCTGCGCGAGAAGGTGAAGCTGGTGTACGCCACGCCGCTCGAGGGCGCGTTCACCAAGCCCAAGGCCTCGGCGCTGCTGGGCAGCATGCTCGAGCAGCGCGGCATCGAGGTGATGGGCGACTTCAGCGTCGCCTCCGTGGACGGCGAGAAGCGCACCCTCAAGAGCTACGACGGCCGGGAGACGGGCTACGACCTCCTGGTGACCGTCCCGGTGCACGGCGGCGACGACGTCATCCGCCGCTCCGGCCTGGGCGATGCCTCGGGCTGGGTGCCCACCGACAAGCACACCCTGCAGAGCAAGGCCTTCCCCGAGGTCTTCACCATCGGCGACGCCACCGACCTGCCGGCGTCGAAGGCGGGCGCGGTGGCGCACTTCCAGTCGGCGACGCTCCTGGAGAACGTGCTCCGCTTCATCGCCGGCAAGCCGCTCGCCGCCAGCTTCGACGGCCACACCAACTGCTTCATCGAGACCGGCCGCGGCAAGGCGATGCTCATCGACTTCAACTACGAGACCGAGCCGCTCCCCGGCCGCTTCCCCCTGCCGGGCGTGGGCCCCTTCACCCTGCTGGAGGAGAGCGCCACCAACCACTGGGGAAAGCTGGCCTTCAAGTGGCTGTACTGGAACGCGCTGCTCCCGGGCAAGGAGCTGCCCATCGACGACCGCATGCTCATGGCCGGCAAGTGGGCCGCCTAG